One genomic segment of Halalkalicoccus tibetensis includes these proteins:
- a CDS encoding phage/plasmid primase, P4 family, translating to MDQSIQSNIEEWVDPDENILWVYELPNANLEARNVQKAFEDQRYPVEGKEWGDFIDWLSGLLSDEYVDGFQAFSEETNGNWEVRVARRSPSEVWTDIKAAYDDTDVMKRDVRQQAVDQLRREFQCLTMAETEELYYYDREAGIYRSDGERVVREQLEDRLREHATRREVNEILHKLKAGRSRTANEFRGPNDMVCVENGVIDVSSPSNPTLRTHSPEDEFRSRLPVEFDPDADYPTWKDCLDQWVSDEDDRQKLQEFVGYCLHHWDQPFQKALLLVGPTGSGKSTFLNVVNELLGHENVANQSLQALANQRFAKAELYEKFANIYNDLDAASVQNPGVFKTLTAGDSITVERKNKDPFRFQPTQKLLFAANQVPSVDHDDDAFYRRWHIVEFSETIPSADRNPNLEDELLEELPGILNWTLDGYAQLMRQGQFTENRDIVSTRSFWRSYGTSIEQFLEEKVDIVPEAKTPEDDVYDAYCEFCYHQGLPSRPKQTVTKELKWRANVEQTRPNIDGERIRCYSGIALSDGDSLVTDSEEDNDENSGWLENVESESF from the coding sequence TTGGACCAATCGATACAGTCGAATATCGAGGAGTGGGTAGACCCTGATGAGAACATTCTCTGGGTCTACGAGCTGCCAAATGCGAACTTGGAGGCCAGGAACGTCCAGAAAGCGTTTGAAGACCAACGGTATCCAGTAGAAGGAAAAGAATGGGGTGACTTCATCGACTGGCTATCTGGACTCCTATCCGATGAGTATGTCGATGGATTTCAAGCCTTCAGTGAAGAGACCAACGGCAATTGGGAGGTCCGAGTCGCTCGTCGGTCACCGTCAGAAGTATGGACCGATATCAAAGCAGCATATGACGATACAGACGTCATGAAGCGCGACGTTCGACAACAAGCTGTTGACCAACTTCGACGGGAGTTCCAGTGCCTCACCATGGCTGAGACCGAGGAGTTATACTATTACGACCGTGAGGCGGGCATCTACCGTTCTGATGGTGAACGTGTTGTGCGGGAGCAGCTCGAAGACCGCCTACGGGAACATGCAACTCGAAGAGAGGTCAACGAAATCCTACACAAGCTCAAAGCAGGTCGGTCGAGAACGGCTAACGAGTTCCGAGGCCCGAATGATATGGTCTGTGTTGAGAACGGTGTTATCGACGTCTCCAGTCCATCGAACCCGACTCTACGTACTCACAGTCCCGAAGATGAGTTTCGGTCTCGGTTGCCCGTTGAATTCGACCCTGATGCGGACTATCCGACCTGGAAGGACTGTCTCGACCAGTGGGTATCCGATGAGGATGACCGTCAGAAGCTCCAGGAATTCGTCGGTTATTGTCTCCATCACTGGGATCAACCCTTCCAGAAGGCATTACTCCTCGTTGGCCCGACTGGAAGTGGGAAATCCACGTTTCTGAACGTCGTGAATGAACTTCTCGGTCACGAGAATGTCGCCAATCAGTCCTTGCAGGCACTGGCGAACCAACGGTTTGCGAAGGCAGAGTTGTATGAGAAGTTCGCCAACATCTACAATGACTTGGATGCAGCGAGTGTCCAGAATCCAGGTGTGTTCAAGACGTTAACTGCCGGGGACTCCATCACTGTTGAACGAAAGAACAAGGACCCGTTCCGGTTCCAGCCGACTCAGAAGTTGCTCTTCGCGGCCAATCAAGTTCCAAGTGTAGACCATGATGACGATGCCTTCTATCGTCGGTGGCACATTGTCGAGTTCTCGGAGACGATTCCGTCGGCCGACCGAAATCCGAATCTCGAAGATGAACTGCTGGAGGAATTGCCTGGCATCCTTAACTGGACACTTGACGGATATGCCCAATTGATGAGGCAGGGACAGTTCACCGAGAATCGGGATATTGTATCCACTCGGTCGTTCTGGCGTTCGTATGGGACCTCGATAGAGCAGTTCCTTGAAGAGAAGGTCGATATTGTTCCCGAGGCTAAAACACCGGAGGATGATGTGTATGATGCCTACTGCGAGTTCTGTTACCATCAAGGACTTCCGTCCCGTCCGAAGCAGACGGTAACGAAGGAACTCAAATGGAGGGCAAACGTTGAACAGACTCGGCCGAACATCGACGGGGAACGAATTCGATGTTACTCTGGTATCGCACTCTCAGACGGTGATTCTCTAGTAACGGATAGTGAAGAGGACAATGACGAGAATTCTGGCTGGTTAGAAAATGTTGAGTCTGAATCCTTCTGA
- a CDS encoding SWIM zinc finger family protein, with product MQTSQSNQKSGLVESADEKTVKRAQWEAFSFELEAPGLVLVTNESHEDGSDHSYLVNIETEVPCACECPAFEYGDRSPCKHMLAVAIREPVLKAAQSRQKPTPMPDGGKDIETCQNGQTGCCGPDGDDLPCFECYQDIH from the coding sequence ATGCAAACTTCGCAATCAAACCAGAAAAGCGGACTGGTCGAATCGGCAGACGAAAAGACAGTCAAACGCGCTCAGTGGGAAGCCTTCAGCTTCGAGCTTGAAGCGCCGGGATTAGTCCTGGTTACAAACGAGTCCCATGAGGATGGGTCAGACCATTCGTACTTGGTCAATATCGAAACTGAGGTGCCATGTGCGTGTGAGTGTCCGGCCTTCGAGTACGGAGATAGGAGCCCATGCAAGCATATGCTCGCCGTGGCTATCCGTGAGCCCGTTCTGAAGGCTGCTCAGAGCCGACAGAAGCCTACTCCCATGCCGGATGGGGGAAAGGACATAGAGACCTGTCAGAACGGTCAGACGGGCTGCTGTGGCCCTGATGGGGATGACTTACCGTGTTTTGAGTGCTACCAAGATATCCACTGA
- a CDS encoding lamin tail domain-containing protein — protein MTQQYSNQSKGSNATRRNVLKAGLAVSAAAIGVSASGVGMAQSEMDLSLSVDAEAELVTITNNGDSEVDLSGYQMNFEAGEDSNVDQIRTLAGTVTIGAGESVTVATGAGESGDVSLEDPYDGEVLNNEEPDVVALLSPEDDVVASSGDTGGSSDDDGASDSDEDSDEGDESDEEEDESESDVDEGDEEEEGDSSDDDQSDDKPADDAGDEETTDEDASSQDETTDADDDGVPASKDSDDDCAKVD, from the coding sequence ATGACACAACAGTACTCAAACCAGTCGAAGGGGAGTAATGCTACGCGCCGGAACGTACTCAAGGCCGGACTTGCAGTGTCGGCAGCGGCCATTGGCGTCTCGGCGTCGGGCGTCGGGATGGCCCAGTCCGAGATGGACCTATCGCTTTCAGTGGATGCTGAGGCGGAGCTAGTCACCATCACGAACAACGGTGACAGCGAGGTGGACCTGTCGGGCTATCAGATGAACTTTGAGGCGGGCGAGGATTCGAACGTTGACCAAATCCGCACGCTTGCGGGAACGGTGACGATTGGAGCCGGGGAGTCGGTGACTGTCGCTACGGGTGCTGGGGAGTCGGGCGATGTCTCCCTTGAGGACCCGTATGATGGAGAGGTGCTGAACAACGAGGAGCCTGATGTCGTGGCGCTGCTGTCGCCTGAGGATGACGTGGTTGCGTCGTCGGGTGATACTGGTGGGTCGAGCGACGATGACGGGGCGTCTGATTCGGATGAGGACTCGGATGAGGGCGATGAGAGCGACGAGGAAGAAGATGAGAGCGAATCGGATGTGGATGAGGGTGACGAGGAAGAGGAAGGCGACTCGTCCGACGATGACCAGTCCGATGACAAGCCAGCAGATGATGCAGGCGACGAGGAAACCACGGATGAGGATGCGAGCAGCCAGGATGAGACGACGGATGCTGACGATGATGGCGTGCCCGCAAGCAAGGATTCCGACGACGACTGCGCGAAGGTCGACTGA
- a CDS encoding carboxypeptidase-like regulatory domain-containing protein, whose product MHMHGFACVTVDADEDEPAEVTVPVPAGPEHPSVTEPDDGADDSDSDSDEPDETPAGSDGDDGDSDDSDDSAGDGSDEEPDAPPADGGDSDGDDGDGDGDDDDVTDEPPADNGDGDDASTHTVTFTLRGGGEPLDGFEIEVNEFGGGVAESGPIEYVDTLETDENGEVSIDLENGAYVALPQIGSANWVNMGDGFFNVDGEDRTFNMVLTRPEGDSTLTVRVTEFGSYSGDDGAPIEGAEVTISEWAREIEETDTTDADGVATFVVPVGEYSINVDAEGYLWVPETTDMMAEIATDFSEVEVNPQLFVDPPDHDLTLTVIDADTGGPIEEADIAGVGGRPGSGDALIGGVTDADGVAVMNAMEPLSDYTIDVRADGYESQTFNEPLTEDTERTIELVPESDT is encoded by the coding sequence TTGCGTGTGTCACTGTGGACGCTGATGAGGATGAGCCGGCTGAAGTGACGGTTCCGGTGCCGGCAGGACCGGAGCATCCGAGCGTGACAGAGCCGGACGATGGCGCTGATGATAGTGACAGCGATAGCGATGAGCCGGACGAGACGCCAGCGGGGAGTGACGGTGACGATGGAGATAGTGATGACAGCGATGACAGTGCTGGCGATGGGTCGGATGAGGAACCGGATGCGCCACCAGCGGACGGTGGCGATAGTGACGGTGACGATGGTGACGGTGATGGCGATGACGATGACGTAACCGATGAGCCGCCAGCGGACAATGGTGATGGCGATGACGCCAGCACACACACAGTTACCTTTACACTCAGAGGCGGTGGCGAGCCGCTTGATGGGTTTGAGATTGAGGTGAACGAGTTCGGTGGTGGGGTTGCAGAGTCCGGGCCAATCGAGTATGTCGATACCCTCGAAACGGACGAGAACGGGGAGGTAAGCATAGACCTCGAAAACGGCGCTTACGTAGCGTTACCCCAGATTGGGTCGGCCAACTGGGTGAACATGGGCGATGGGTTCTTTAATGTCGACGGGGAGGACCGCACGTTCAATATGGTTCTCACCCGGCCAGAAGGCGATAGCACGCTGACGGTTCGGGTTACGGAGTTCGGTAGTTACTCCGGCGATGACGGAGCGCCGATTGAGGGGGCTGAGGTGACCATTTCCGAGTGGGCCAGAGAAATTGAGGAAACGGACACCACGGACGCCGATGGCGTGGCAACGTTCGTTGTGCCTGTTGGGGAGTATTCCATCAACGTAGACGCTGAGGGCTATCTGTGGGTACCGGAAACCACGGATATGATGGCTGAGATAGCCACTGATTTCAGTGAGGTCGAGGTGAACCCGCAACTGTTCGTTGACCCGCCAGACCATGACCTTACGTTGACGGTTATCGATGCGGATACAGGAGGGCCGATTGAGGAAGCAGATATTGCAGGCGTGGGCGGCCGTCCCGGCTCGGGTGATGCGCTTATCGGTGGCGTGACGGACGCGGATGGCGTGGCCGTGATGAACGCCATGGAGCCACTGTCCGATTATACCATTGACGTTCGCGCTGATGGCTATGAATCTCAGACGTTCAACGAACCGCTCACGGAGGATACGGAACGAACGATTGAGCTAGTGCCCGAGAGTGATACATAG